Proteins from a genomic interval of Veillonellaceae bacterium:
- a CDS encoding 4Fe-4S binding protein: MSQVTEVVKLRRRVLVEISKLAFAGEIENKINEILYNVVSEDGPRYRCCVHKERAVLKERIKLALSQGGGLELSEAAKRALAGNIDEMPIVHVLREACDQCPIDKFIVTNACRNCVAHNCINSCPKKAIMVVQNRAYIDKNKCVECGLCKKSCQYSAIIEVNRPCEGACDLGAIQADNDRRAEIDYTKCVQCGSCKTACPFGAITDRSSIVQLVSSLKSNKKVYAMLAPSFIGQFGAKAKPGQVIQALKQIGFAGVYEASCGADIVTLEETKEFASSVPSTLSFMTTSCCPAFADMVEKHLPDIQKNVSTTVSPMIATGKVIKNQEPDAVVVFIGPCIAKKAEAEKYAEVIDYVLTFEELMCMLVGAGINIAEIGEHDFDSSASRDGNAFARAGGVAQAVLNTAAVLAPDVKIKAHHSQGLGNCKTALMQINTGKIDANFFEGMACQGGCVGGPGTLTNYKVTGKLVENFAVASKAGIANDNRDATAEIEKQHYWHRK; encoded by the coding sequence GTGTCGCAAGTGACTGAAGTAGTTAAGCTCAGGCGTAGGGTGTTAGTTGAAATTTCTAAGCTTGCATTTGCGGGTGAAATAGAAAATAAAATAAATGAGATTTTATATAATGTTGTAAGCGAAGATGGGCCTCGCTATCGTTGTTGTGTGCATAAAGAACGAGCGGTACTAAAAGAACGTATAAAACTAGCTCTTAGTCAGGGCGGTGGCTTAGAGTTATCTGAGGCAGCTAAAAGGGCTTTAGCTGGTAATATCGATGAAATGCCGATTGTTCACGTTTTGCGGGAGGCATGCGATCAATGTCCAATTGATAAGTTTATTGTAACAAACGCGTGCCGAAATTGTGTTGCCCATAATTGTATAAACAGCTGTCCAAAGAAAGCTATAATGGTAGTGCAAAACCGTGCATATATCGATAAGAATAAATGCGTAGAATGTGGCTTATGCAAAAAGTCGTGTCAGTATAGTGCTATTATTGAAGTAAACCGTCCTTGTGAAGGCGCTTGTGACTTAGGAGCAATCCAAGCCGACAATGATCGCCGGGCTGAAATAGACTATACTAAATGCGTGCAGTGTGGTAGTTGTAAAACGGCATGTCCATTTGGAGCGATAACTGATCGTTCATCAATAGTGCAGTTGGTAAGTAGTCTAAAATCCAATAAAAAGGTATATGCTATGCTTGCTCCATCATTCATTGGTCAATTTGGAGCAAAGGCAAAACCAGGCCAGGTAATTCAGGCTTTAAAGCAAATTGGCTTCGCTGGTGTGTATGAGGCATCCTGTGGTGCGGACATTGTAACATTGGAGGAGACTAAAGAGTTTGCATCTTCGGTACCTAGTACATTAAGCTTTATGACGACATCTTGTTGCCCTGCTTTTGCAGACATGGTCGAGAAACATTTACCTGATATCCAGAAGAACGTTTCAACAACAGTTTCACCCATGATAGCTACCGGCAAAGTAATTAAAAATCAAGAGCCTGATGCAGTTGTGGTTTTTATTGGACCGTGTATAGCGAAAAAGGCTGAGGCTGAAAAATACGCTGAAGTTATAGATTACGTTCTCACTTTTGAGGAACTAATGTGCATGTTGGTCGGCGCTGGTATTAATATTGCTGAGATTGGCGAACATGATTTTGACAGCTCTGCTTCACGTGATGGTAATGCATTTGCTAGAGCTGGAGGCGTGGCGCAGGCAGTTTTAAATACTGCGGCAGTCCTTGCTCCTGATGTAAAAATAAAAGCTCACCATAGTCAGGGTTTAGGAAATTGCAAAACTGCGTTAATGCAAATAAATACAGGTAAAATTGATGCTAATTTTTTTGAAGGAATGGCTTGTCAAGGTGGTTGTGTCGGTGGTCCTGGAACGTTGACTAACTATAAGGTAACTGGTAAATTAGTTGAAAACTTTGCTGTTGCTTCTAAGGCCGGT